A region from the Synergistes jonesii genome encodes:
- the nuoF gene encoding NADH-quinone oxidoreductase subunit NuoF codes for MALVRAHVLVCAGTGCTSGGSLKVIAKFKDEVKAAGLEKEVAVVETGCQGFCEHGPLVIIYPEGTFYTHVTPEDVPEIVSEHLLKGRIVGRLLYKEPITEESVPDYAQIDFYKKQHRQVLKNCGRINPDSLEEYIGADGYEGLAKVLLTMTPQQVVEEMKKTGLRGRGGGGFPTGMKWGFCQKSPGPKKYIICNADEGDPGAFMDRSLLEGDPHAILEGMCIGAYAIGADEGYIYCRAEYPLAIKRLRQAISQAEEAGLLGEHILGTDFNFRIHIKEGAGAFVCGEETALMQSIEGNRGMPRPRPPFPAVKGLWGKPSNINNVETFANIPYIFRVGAEEFAKLGTEKSKGTKVFALTGKINNTGLAEVPMGITMREIIFDIGGGIIGGKKFKAVQIGGPSGGCMPEELLDTPIDYDSLIAAGAMMGSGGLVVMDEDTCMVDVAKFFLNFTQSESCGKCTPCREGTKRMLELLEKITDGKGEDGDIDKLEKLAYSIKAGALCALGQTAPNPILSTLRYFRDEYEAHIKEKRCPAGVCKHLLNYKITDACKGCGLCARNCPANAISGQPKQVYSIDTAKCIKCGVCMEKCPFKAIVRG; via the coding sequence ATGGCTCTCGTAAGAGCACATGTACTGGTATGCGCGGGAACTGGCTGCACCTCCGGCGGCTCCCTTAAGGTGATCGCAAAATTCAAAGACGAAGTAAAGGCCGCCGGCCTCGAGAAAGAGGTGGCGGTGGTCGAAACGGGGTGCCAGGGCTTCTGTGAGCACGGCCCCCTCGTCATCATATATCCCGAAGGAACGTTCTACACGCACGTCACGCCCGAAGACGTCCCCGAGATAGTCAGCGAGCATCTGCTCAAAGGGCGTATCGTCGGGCGCCTCCTCTACAAAGAACCCATCACCGAGGAAAGCGTCCCCGATTACGCGCAGATCGACTTCTACAAGAAGCAGCACCGCCAGGTCCTCAAGAACTGCGGGCGCATCAACCCCGACTCCCTTGAGGAATACATCGGCGCCGACGGCTACGAAGGGCTCGCGAAAGTCCTTCTTACGATGACGCCGCAGCAGGTCGTCGAAGAGATGAAAAAGACCGGCCTCCGCGGACGCGGCGGCGGCGGCTTCCCGACGGGCATGAAGTGGGGCTTCTGCCAGAAATCGCCTGGGCCGAAGAAATACATCATCTGCAACGCGGACGAGGGGGACCCCGGCGCGTTCATGGACCGTTCGCTGCTTGAGGGCGACCCGCACGCGATACTCGAAGGCATGTGCATCGGCGCCTACGCGATCGGGGCGGACGAAGGCTACATCTACTGCCGCGCCGAGTATCCGCTCGCGATCAAACGCCTGAGGCAGGCCATCTCCCAGGCCGAAGAAGCCGGACTCCTGGGAGAGCACATCTTGGGCACGGACTTCAACTTCCGCATCCACATCAAAGAGGGTGCCGGCGCCTTCGTCTGCGGCGAAGAGACCGCGCTTATGCAGTCCATCGAAGGCAACCGCGGCATGCCGCGTCCCCGCCCGCCCTTCCCGGCGGTTAAGGGGCTCTGGGGCAAGCCTTCTAATATAAACAACGTCGAGACCTTCGCGAACATTCCTTACATCTTCCGCGTGGGCGCGGAGGAGTTCGCCAAGCTCGGCACTGAAAAATCAAAGGGGACGAAGGTCTTCGCCCTCACCGGCAAAATCAACAACACCGGGCTCGCCGAAGTCCCGATGGGCATCACGATGCGCGAGATCATCTTCGACATCGGCGGCGGCATCATCGGCGGCAAGAAATTCAAGGCCGTTCAGATCGGCGGACCGTCGGGCGGATGCATGCCCGAAGAGCTCCTCGACACGCCTATCGACTATGACTCGCTCATCGCCGCCGGCGCTATGATGGGCTCGGGCGGACTCGTCGTGATGGACGAGGACACCTGCATGGTGGACGTCGCGAAGTTCTTCCTCAACTTCACGCAGTCGGAATCCTGCGGCAAATGCACGCCGTGCCGCGAAGGCACTAAGCGTATGCTCGAACTGCTGGAAAAGATCACCGACGGCAAAGGCGAGGACGGCGACATCGACAAGCTCGAAAAACTCGCCTACTCGATCAAAGCCGGCGCGCTCTGCGCCCTCGGACAGACGGCGCCGAACCCGATCCTCTCCACGCTCCGCTACTTCAGAGACGAGTACGAAGCCCACATCAAGGAGAAGAGATGCCCGGCCGGCGTATGCAAACATCTTCTCAACTACAAGATAACCGACGCATGCAAAGGCTGCGGCCTCTGCGCGAGAAACTGCCCGGCAAACGCCATCAGCGGCCAGCCGAAGCAGGTGTACTCCATCGACACCGCGAAATGTATCAAGTGCGGCGTATGCATGGAGAAGTGCCCGTTCAAGGCGATCGTGCGCGGATAA
- a CDS encoding (2Fe-2S) ferredoxin domain-containing protein produces the protein MAIKSLEDLRKIKAAAKQQTETRKLNEKQIIIGMGTCGIAAGARTVMTAVLEELAKRNIHDVAVLQTGCIGMCQKEPLLDVVLPGKDRVTYGNVKPSDVPRIIADHLINGVVVQDLVIGKIPSKEA, from the coding sequence ATGGCAATCAAGAGTCTTGAAGATCTTCGTAAGATAAAGGCTGCCGCTAAGCAGCAGACAGAAACGAGAAAACTAAACGAGAAACAGATCATCATCGGCATGGGCACCTGCGGCATAGCGGCGGGCGCGCGCACGGTGATGACGGCCGTACTCGAAGAGCTTGCAAAGCGCAACATACACGACGTGGCGGTCCTCCAGACCGGATGTATCGGCATGTGCCAGAAGGAGCCCCTTCTCGACGTAGTCCTTCCAGGCAAGGACAGAGTCACCTACGGAAACGTGAAGCCGAGCGACGTTCCGCGCATTATAGCGGACCATCTCATCAACGGCGTCGTCGTTCAGGATCTTGTCATAGGCAAGATTCCCAGCAAAGAAGCGTAG
- the nuoE gene encoding NADH-quinone oxidoreductase subunit NuoE yields MVEKTSEMQWEQLAELLGKYRGTKGSVIPVLQQAQDIFGYLPKDVLIEIGKQLEIPISQIFGVVTFYAQFHLEPRGKNIIRSCQGTACHVRGAKNVLQGIRDKLGLKEGQSTTGDLKFTLETVACIGACGLAPCVMVNDETHGRLTPQKIGEILDQYA; encoded by the coding sequence ATGGTGGAGAAAACGTCGGAAATGCAGTGGGAGCAGCTGGCAGAGCTCCTCGGCAAATACCGCGGCACTAAGGGAAGCGTCATTCCCGTGCTTCAGCAGGCTCAGGATATCTTCGGCTATCTGCCTAAAGATGTCCTGATCGAAATCGGCAAACAGCTTGAAATTCCTATCAGCCAGATATTCGGCGTGGTGACCTTCTATGCGCAGTTCCATCTTGAGCCGCGCGGGAAGAATATCATCCGTTCCTGCCAGGGGACGGCATGCCACGTCCGCGGAGCGAAGAACGTCCTGCAGGGAATCAGGGACAAGCTCGGCCTCAAAGAAGGCCAGTCTACGACGGGTGACCTCAAGTTCACGCTTGAGACGGTCGCCTGCATAGGCGCGTGCGGGCTCGCTCCCTGCGTCATGGTCAACGACGAGACTCATGGAAGGCTCACACCGCAGAAGATCGGTGAGATCCTGGACCAGTACGCGTAG
- a CDS encoding DMT family transporter encodes MKSKSAGGARPFDYIIVLVTVVIWGGSFASTKYALAQAEPSLILLMRFFFAVLVLAAGCYFEGTLRLPAREELPSLLFMGFQGIFFHQGIQAVAMKTAGAGNSNWMMVASPALVAVLGRIFLKEKISRAGAAGLLLAAAGVALVLARGTVKGTAESGSFGSVGDYIMLFSVLNWAVFLIISRKFLRASLPPAFSIFWELVFAFFYALAASFVVGTNFSLVATFSPQTWLSIVFLGALSSGLAYLFWYKELAIFPVAKLVIFQFLQPVAGMAISYLLIGERYTPWLALGAAMIVCGICLVNKK; translated from the coding sequence TTGAAGAGTAAAAGCGCGGGCGGAGCGCGCCCGTTCGATTATATTATCGTCCTCGTCACGGTGGTCATATGGGGCGGCAGCTTCGCCTCGACCAAATACGCGCTCGCGCAGGCCGAGCCTTCCCTCATTCTGCTGATGCGCTTTTTCTTCGCCGTGCTCGTGCTCGCCGCCGGCTGTTATTTCGAGGGGACGCTGCGGCTGCCGGCGCGCGAAGAGCTGCCGTCGCTCCTCTTCATGGGCTTTCAGGGGATATTTTTTCACCAGGGGATACAGGCCGTGGCGATGAAGACGGCCGGGGCCGGCAACTCGAACTGGATGATGGTCGCCTCTCCGGCGCTCGTCGCCGTGCTGGGGCGGATATTCTTGAAGGAAAAAATTTCGCGGGCGGGGGCGGCCGGGCTTCTGCTCGCCGCCGCAGGCGTTGCTTTAGTGCTCGCGCGCGGCACCGTAAAGGGGACGGCCGAAAGCGGCTCTTTCGGCTCGGTCGGAGATTATATCATGCTCTTCTCTGTGCTCAACTGGGCGGTATTCCTTATAATATCGCGCAAATTCCTGCGCGCTTCGCTGCCTCCGGCTTTCTCTATCTTCTGGGAGCTAGTCTTCGCGTTTTTCTATGCGCTTGCGGCGTCGTTCGTCGTCGGGACGAATTTTTCGCTCGTCGCAACCTTCTCGCCGCAGACGTGGCTTTCGATAGTCTTTCTCGGCGCGCTATCCTCGGGGCTCGCTTATCTCTTCTGGTACAAGGAGCTCGCGATATTTCCGGTCGCAAAGCTGGTGATATTCCAGTTTCTCCAGCCCGTCGCCGGCATGGCCATATCGTACCTACTGATAGGCGAGCGCTATACGCCGTGGCTGGCGCTCGGCGCCGCGATGATCGTATGCGGCATCTGCCTTGTCAATAAAAAATGA
- a CDS encoding FAD-dependent oxidoreductase, which yields MNKKVLIVGGVAGGASCAARLRRLDEEAEIIIFERGEHVSYANCGLPYRVGGEIESRDALLVLKTEFLRDRFKADVRLLSEVVSIDRKKKRVTVKELQSGRTYEESYDTLVLATGSSPLRPDIPGITSPRVATLWTVEDAECIRAMIEQKSIESAVVVGGGFIGLETAENLHAAGVKVTLIEALDQVMTPLDFEMAQLLHERIRDAGVELILGDAVSSFRDEAGGVLLELKSGKSVGAQLAILSIGVRPNCELARGAGLKVNERGGVVTDAAQRTSDPCIFAVGDVTEVEEFVMKGRAMIPLAGPSNKQGRVAADNIAGVGARYGGTQGTSIARVFGLAAAATGMNEKKLQKLGLEKGRDYESLIIAQKSHAGYYPGWTPLTLKLVFSLKDRRILGAQAVGGGADKRIDTISAAMRFGASVGDLKELEFAYAPPFSSAKDPVNMAGYVAENLLAGLVRFCPWDEMERNPEALLIEVREERELAAYKAPGALHIPLGKLRERLGELEKYRGGEIIILCAIGARAYTAARILAQHGFENVSVYPGGAVLYRAVHHRARRG from the coding sequence ATGAACAAAAAAGTTTTGATAGTCGGCGGCGTCGCCGGAGGCGCGAGCTGCGCGGCACGGCTGCGCAGACTCGACGAAGAGGCCGAGATAATCATTTTCGAGCGCGGGGAGCACGTCTCCTACGCGAACTGCGGCCTGCCCTACCGCGTCGGCGGCGAGATCGAGTCGCGCGACGCGCTGCTCGTGCTGAAGACGGAGTTCTTGCGCGACAGATTCAAGGCCGACGTGCGACTGCTCAGCGAAGTCGTATCTATAGACAGGAAGAAAAAGAGGGTGACGGTCAAAGAGCTGCAAAGCGGCCGGACGTACGAGGAAAGTTACGACACGCTGGTGCTGGCCACGGGCTCTTCGCCGCTGCGCCCCGACATCCCCGGTATAACCTCGCCGCGCGTTGCGACGCTTTGGACGGTGGAGGACGCCGAGTGCATCAGAGCGATGATAGAGCAGAAGAGTATCGAAAGCGCGGTGGTCGTAGGAGGCGGCTTCATCGGGCTGGAGACCGCAGAAAATCTGCACGCGGCCGGCGTCAAGGTCACGCTTATAGAGGCGCTGGATCAGGTGATGACGCCGCTCGACTTCGAGATGGCGCAACTGCTCCACGAGAGAATCAGGGACGCCGGCGTCGAACTTATCCTTGGCGACGCGGTCTCCTCTTTCCGCGACGAAGCGGGCGGCGTCCTGCTGGAGCTCAAAAGCGGCAAGAGCGTCGGCGCGCAGCTGGCGATCCTGTCGATCGGCGTGCGCCCGAACTGTGAACTCGCGCGCGGCGCGGGGCTAAAAGTGAACGAACGCGGCGGCGTCGTGACGGACGCGGCCCAGCGCACCTCCGACCCCTGCATTTTCGCGGTCGGCGACGTGACCGAGGTCGAGGAGTTCGTCATGAAGGGGCGCGCGATGATCCCTCTCGCCGGCCCCTCCAACAAGCAGGGGAGAGTGGCGGCGGACAACATCGCGGGTGTCGGCGCGCGCTACGGCGGCACGCAGGGCACTTCGATCGCGCGCGTCTTCGGCCTCGCCGCGGCGGCGACAGGTATGAACGAGAAAAAGCTGCAAAAGCTGGGGCTCGAAAAGGGGCGCGACTACGAAAGCCTGATAATCGCGCAGAAATCGCACGCCGGCTACTATCCGGGCTGGACACCGCTGACGCTCAAGCTGGTGTTTTCGCTCAAAGACAGGCGCATCCTCGGCGCGCAGGCCGTCGGAGGCGGAGCCGACAAGCGCATAGACACGATATCCGCCGCGATGCGCTTCGGGGCTTCGGTCGGCGACCTGAAGGAACTGGAATTCGCTTACGCGCCGCCCTTCTCCTCCGCGAAGGACCCCGTCAACATGGCGGGATATGTCGCGGAAAATCTCCTTGCGGGGCTCGTCCGCTTCTGCCCGTGGGACGAGATGGAGAGGAACCCCGAAGCGCTTCTTATCGAAGTGCGCGAAGAACGCGAGCTCGCAGCGTATAAGGCGCCCGGCGCGCTGCACATCCCTCTCGGCAAGCTGCGCGAAAGACTCGGCGAACTGGAAAAATATCGCGGCGGCGAAATAATAATACTCTGCGCGATAGGCGCCCGCGCCTACACCGCAGCGCGCATACTGGCGCAGCACGGCTTCGAAAACGTCTCCGTCTATCCGGGCGGCGCGGTTTTATACCGCGCGGTGCACCATCGGGCGCGGCGCGGTTAA
- a CDS encoding nucleotidyltransferase family protein, protein MVYTIDELREFIEPIARKYRLRAVYLFGSYARNNATDSSDVDILVDREGSVIRSMFDMGGLYADLCDNIGREVDLVTTQTLEQKSTQERMPWFVDNLQKEKVKIYEQR, encoded by the coding sequence GTGGTTTACACGATCGACGAGTTGCGCGAGTTTATTGAGCCGATTGCCAGAAAATACCGGCTTCGCGCGGTATACTTATTCGGTTCCTACGCTAGAAATAATGCCACGGATTCCAGTGATGTGGATATTCTGGTAGACAGAGAGGGCTCCGTTATCCGCAGCATGTTCGACATGGGCGGGCTATATGCCGATCTGTGCGACAATATCGGCAGGGAGGTCGACCTTGTCACAACGCAGACATTAGAACAAAAAAGCACACAAGAACGGATGCCGTGGTTTGTGGATAATTTGCAGAAAGAAAAGGTCAAAATTTATGAACAACGGTGA
- a CDS encoding HepT-like ribonuclease domain-containing protein encodes MNNGDRQRLLHIHRYCQDIARFVERFGKDYTTFVEDRAYLSAVSMCVLQIGELANGLSDEFREETKDQMPWGMIRGMRNWIAHAYAEMDEAIIWETAINDIPRLLHFCDSLLETGEDNQ; translated from the coding sequence ATGAACAACGGTGATCGCCAAAGACTTCTGCATATTCACAGGTATTGCCAAGACATTGCGAGATTTGTTGAGAGATTCGGCAAGGATTATACGACGTTCGTCGAGGATAGAGCCTACCTCAGCGCGGTGTCAATGTGCGTTCTCCAGATCGGCGAATTAGCAAATGGGCTCTCCGACGAGTTCCGCGAAGAGACAAAAGACCAGATGCCATGGGGAATGATACGCGGTATGCGAAACTGGATAGCGCATGCGTATGCGGAAATGGATGAAGCCATCATTTGGGAAACCGCTATAAATGATATTCCCAGGCTCCTCCACTTCTGCGACAGCCTTTTGGAGACGGGGGAGGACAACCAATGA
- a CDS encoding helix-turn-helix domain-containing protein, which produces MSAAMTIDEELKVEHEIIQSLVDARKANGLTQKQLAEKTGITQSDISKLENGGANPSLRTLRRLAAALGMRVKIEFVAR; this is translated from the coding sequence ATGAGCGCCGCGATGACAATTGACGAAGAATTAAAAGTTGAGCATGAGATAATTCAATCCCTGGTCGACGCCCGGAAGGCAAACGGGCTCACCCAAAAACAACTCGCGGAAAAGACGGGGATCACTCAGTCCGACATAAGCAAGCTGGAAAACGGCGGCGCAAACCCGTCGCTTCGTACGCTTCGCCGGCTTGCGGCCGCTCTGGGTATGCGGGTCAAGATCGAATTCGTTGCCAGGTAA